A window of Candidatus Neomarinimicrobiota bacterium contains these coding sequences:
- the rpsC gene encoding 30S ribosomal protein S3, with protein sequence MGQKTHPVGFRLQVKKGWRSTWFAGKSFAPGLEEDVRIRKYLKARLPNAGISRVEISRTTKTVTVTIHTARPGIVIGKGGEEVKRLKEEIKQLTERSVQINISEVKRPELDAALVGSNIAHQLTKKVSYRRVVNKVIQSTMRMGAEGIRVNVAGRLGGSEIARSEKFSQGRVPLHTLRADIDYVLTEAHTQYGIIGIKVWICNGESTR encoded by the coding sequence TTGGGTCAAAAAACACATCCAGTAGGATTTAGACTTCAGGTCAAGAAAGGCTGGCGTTCCACATGGTTTGCTGGTAAATCTTTTGCGCCAGGGTTGGAAGAAGATGTAAGAATCCGAAAATATTTAAAAGCGCGATTACCTAATGCTGGTATTTCTCGTGTTGAAATTAGCCGTACAACGAAAACTGTTACGGTAACTATTCATACTGCTCGACCTGGTATTGTTATCGGTAAAGGCGGGGAAGAGGTCAAACGTTTGAAAGAAGAAATCAAACAGTTGACTGAAAGAAGTGTTCAAATTAATATTTCTGAAGTAAAGCGTCCTGAGTTGGATGCTGCGTTAGTTGGTTCTAATATAGCACACCAGTTGACTAAAAAAGTTTCATATCGTCGTGTTGTAAATAAAGTAATTCAATCCACCATGCGAATGGGAGCTGAAGGTATTCGTGTTAATGTGGCCGGCCGTTTGGGCGGATCTGAAATTGCACGGAGTGAGAAATTTTCCCAAGGACGCGTTCCTTTGCACACACTTCGCGCTGATATCGATTATGTCCTTACCGAAGCACATACTCAGTACGGTATCATAGGAATTAAAGTTTGGATATGTAACGGCGAATCGACTAGGTAA
- the rpsS gene encoding 30S ribosomal protein S19, with product MARSLKKGPFVDVKLELKVEKMNDSGKKKVIKTWSRRSMITPDFVGHTFAVHNGNKFIPIFIYENMVGHKLGEFAPTRTFRLHSGDRKK from the coding sequence ATGGCCCGTTCCCTAAAAAAAGGACCATTTGTCGACGTCAAGCTTGAATTGAAAGTCGAGAAAATGAATGATAGTGGCAAGAAAAAGGTGATTAAAACCTGGTCACGCCGCTCAATGATTACACCTGATTTCGTAGGGCACACTTTCGCTGTTCATAACGGAAACAAATTTATACCGATTTTTATTTATGAAAATATGGTGGGGCATAAACTTGGTGAATTCGCTCCCACAAGAACATTTAGATTACATTCTGGTGACAGGAAGAAATAG
- the rplV gene encoding 50S ribosomal protein L22 produces MEAKAITRQIRQSPRKIRIVLDEVRGRDVDDALNYLHFSKAKAAVQIEKTVRSAVANLMNTAGDVEVNPDDLRIKECYADGGPHMKRFRAASMGRISKLNKPTAHLTVVVSDEKN; encoded by the coding sequence ATGGAAGCTAAAGCAATAACCCGCCAAATTCGTCAGTCCCCGCGGAAAATCCGTATCGTTTTGGATGAAGTTCGCGGTCGTGATGTAGATGACGCATTAAACTACCTTCATTTTTCCAAAGCAAAAGCAGCAGTTCAGATTGAAAAAACAGTCCGATCTGCCGTGGCAAACTTGATGAATACCGCAGGCGACGTCGAGGTGAATCCTGATGATTTGCGCATTAAAGAATGCTATGCTGATGGCGGTCCACATATGAAAAGATTCCGTGCGGCTTCCATGGGGCGTATATCCAAACTAAACAAACCAACGGCGCATTTGACTGTCGTTGTGTCTGACGAGAAGAATTAA
- the rplP gene encoding 50S ribosomal protein L16 → MLEPKKIKFRRHHRGNRRGMAKGGDYVAFGTYGLKAVEAGWVTSRQIEACRISITRVIRKIGKMWIRIFPDKPITKKPAETRMGKGKGSPEYWVAVVKPGRILFEVEGVDRVGAEEAFHNAAHKLPIKTKIVGRREV, encoded by the coding sequence ATGTTAGAACCTAAAAAAATTAAATTTCGCAGACACCATCGTGGCAACCGGAGAGGTATGGCCAAGGGTGGAGACTATGTTGCATTTGGCACCTACGGTTTAAAAGCTGTAGAAGCAGGGTGGGTTACTAGTCGCCAGATTGAGGCTTGCCGTATTTCAATCACCCGGGTGATTCGTAAGATTGGTAAAATGTGGATTCGCATTTTCCCGGATAAACCGATCACTAAGAAACCCGCTGAAACTCGTATGGGTAAAGGTAAGGGGTCTCCAGAATATTGGGTTGCCGTTGTAAAACCGGGACGAATTCTATTTGAAGTTGAGGGTGTTGATCGCGTTGGTGCTGAGGAAGCATTTCATAATGCCGCCCATAAGCTTCCGATTAAAACAAAAATTGTAGGTCGCAGAGAAGTCTGA
- the rplB gene encoding 50S ribosomal protein L2 — MGIRAIKPTTPGNRFASRSDFAEITKSTPEKSLTTALRKTGGRNNKGRITVRHRGGGHRRRYRIIDFKRNKFDIPAKVSSIEYDPNRSANIALLFYADGEKRYILAPFGIKVGDDIISGESAPLRIGNALPVSKIATGMFVHNVELEPGRGGQMVRSAGAAAQVMAHDGDFTSLKLPSGEIRLVRKNCYATVGEVGNKSHEQIVSGKAGRSRWLGRRPTVRGVVMNPVDHPHGGGEGKTSGGRHPVSPWGQPTKGYKTRKKNKKSNDYIVKRRK, encoded by the coding sequence ATGGGAATAAGAGCCATAAAGCCGACCACTCCGGGTAACCGCTTTGCTTCCAGATCTGATTTCGCAGAAATCACCAAAAGTACACCTGAAAAAAGTTTAACGACTGCACTGCGCAAAACAGGTGGTCGAAATAATAAAGGAAGAATCACGGTGCGTCATCGTGGCGGCGGTCATCGTCGTCGTTATCGGATTATTGATTTTAAGCGTAATAAATTTGATATACCTGCAAAAGTTTCTTCTATTGAATATGATCCGAATCGTTCGGCAAACATCGCCCTTTTGTTTTATGCAGATGGAGAAAAGCGATATATACTCGCACCGTTTGGAATTAAGGTTGGTGATGATATTATATCAGGTGAAAGCGCACCACTGCGTATTGGTAATGCCTTGCCTGTCAGCAAAATAGCAACTGGTATGTTTGTTCATAATGTTGAATTAGAACCGGGTCGTGGTGGCCAGATGGTTCGTAGTGCTGGTGCAGCTGCCCAAGTGATGGCACATGACGGTGATTTCACCTCATTAAAACTGCCTTCCGGCGAAATTCGTCTCGTACGTAAAAATTGTTATGCAACCGTTGGTGAAGTTGGCAATAAATCCCATGAACAGATTGTTTCAGGAAAAGCTGGCCGAAGCCGTTGGTTAGGTAGGCGTCCAACCGTTCGTGGAGTTGTGATGAACCCTGTCGATCATCCACATGGTGGTGGAGAAGGAAAAACATCCGGTGGTCGTCATCCTGTATCCCCGTGGGGTCAGCCAACTAAAGGTTATAAGACACGGAAAAAGAATAAAAAATCCAATGATTATATTGTGAAGAGGAGAAAGTAG